The sequence GAGCTGCAGATCCCCAAGGAGGGGCTGGACTCCTGAACGAATCAGCGTCTAATTAATCAAAGGCCGGCGCCAGTCCACATGAGTTGGACCGGCGCCGGCCTTTGCAATTGAGGTCCGCAGCCCCAGACTTACTAGGAAGCGGTCATGCGCTCGACGATGTCGGCGTGCTCTTCCATCCACTGGCGCACCAGCGGCTCGTAGTCATCAGTGTCGTTGTCTACGAACAAGAGCTTCTCAAGGGTGTATAGCTCGTCCAGGCTCAACTTGAAGCCGCCCATCCAATCGGCAACCTCAGGGAAATCCTTGGCGAAGCCGGCACGGGAGTAGTTGTGGATGCTCTCGGTGTTGCCCAAAGATCCCTTTGGATCTTCCAGGTTTTTCACCGGGAACGAGGAGTAGGCCCAGTGTGGTTCCCACAAGGTCACAACGATGTTCTCGCCGGCATCGGTGGCGGTTTTCAGCTCGGTGAGCATGGCCGAGGTGGAGCTGGTGACGAAGTCCATGTCCTCCAATCCGTAATCAGGGATCACCGACTCCTCCATGGTGCGAGTCAGGCCAGCGCCTGCCTCGATGCCCACGATTTTGTTGTTGAACTTGTCGGCGTTGGCGGCCAGATCTTCCAGGGAATCGATCGGGGCGTCTTTGTTGACGGCAACGGTCAGCTTGGATTCGTCATTCCAGGCGCCCAGGTCCTCGATATCGGTCCCGAACTTGTCCAGGTAGTCCTTGTGGGTGACCGGCAGCCACACGTCGGTGGTCAGGTCGTAATCGCCCGAGGCCAGTCCGGAGAACAGTGGGGCAACGTCGGAGTATTCCAGGTTGACGTCGTAACCTTTGTCCTCCAGTACGGCCTTCCACAGTTCGCTGGTGGCAATGCCCTCATCCCAGCCGTTGAAGACCGCGATGGTTACTTCCTTCGACGCTTGTGCGTCGCCTTCGCCTCCGGCATCGCTGCTGGAGCACGCGGTAAGTCCCAATGCCGCAGTGGCGGCCAGTGCGCCAAACTTCATAATGGTGCGATTCATGATCTATCCCTTTCCATGGCGCTGGTCTTTCCAGTCGCCGTCCGACCCCGGGGATCCGAAGCCGGTGGCGGAAGTCGAGCTTCCGCCCATGCTCGTTGCGCGTTGCCCTCAGGCGGCCAGCTGCTGCTCCCTTGCGGTGCGAGCGGCCTTGCGCTTCTTGGCGAACAGCGCGAACAATCCAGATTGCCGTCCGAAGGCGTTGGTCAGCCGGTCCAGGATCATCGCCAGGATGACCACGGCCAGCCCGGCTTCCACGCCCAGCGCGGTGTCCAGGCGGGAGAGCGAGCTGATCACATCGCCACCCAGGCCGCCGGCGCCGACCATTCCGGCGATCACGACCATGGACAGCGAAAGCATGATGACCTGGTTAACGCCGGCCATGATGGTGGGCAGTGCCAGCGGAAGCTGGATTTGCCGCAGGATACGTCCCGGTGAGGAGCCGAAAGCCTGCCCGGCCTCAACTACTTCGCTATCCACCGAG comes from Glutamicibacter arilaitensis Re117 and encodes:
- a CDS encoding glycine betaine ABC transporter substrate-binding protein, producing the protein MNRTIMKFGALAATAALGLTACSSSDAGGEGDAQASKEVTIAVFNGWDEGIATSELWKAVLEDKGYDVNLEYSDVAPLFSGLASGDYDLTTDVWLPVTHKDYLDKFGTDIEDLGAWNDESKLTVAVNKDAPIDSLEDLAANADKFNNKIVGIEAGAGLTRTMEESVIPDYGLEDMDFVTSSTSAMLTELKTATDAGENIVVTLWEPHWAYSSFPVKNLEDPKGSLGNTESIHNYSRAGFAKDFPEVADWMGGFKLSLDELYTLEKLLFVDNDTDDYEPLVRQWMEEHADIVERMTAS